Proteins from one Limanda limanda chromosome 9, fLimLim1.1, whole genome shotgun sequence genomic window:
- the LOC133011049 gene encoding leukocyte elastase inhibitor-like yields MSAISRSIDDFALDLLRTLSRANPSVNMLVSPLSISSALAMVYMGARGDTAVQMEEVLSFKSGEDVHSKFETLIKDINSPSKSYSLKTANYLFGQKSESFLSRFEEALSKYYRAYLNTVDFIGATEASRVEINTLVEQQTENQIKDILKLGTVSRETKLVLVNAIYLKATWKYVFFPKETTEMLFKVSQTESKPVQMMFQMKKLPYKLITISGLKILELPFVAEELSMLILLPKESTDGSDPLVKLVKELTLQELHEWTDRENMTVHSEILVHLPKFKLEDVYELKEPLSELGMRDVFNPLKADLSGMNGGRDLFVTEVVHKALMTVNEEGIEVGAATGPKVNSRSGPSSGETFTADHPFLFFIRHNKTKTILFLGRFSSPQ; encoded by the exons ATGTCCGCCATCAGTCGCTCAATCGATGACTTTGCCTTGGATCTGCTCCGGACTCTGAGCCGTGCAAACCCATCAGTGAATATGTTGGTGTCTCCTCTGAGCATCAGTTCAGCTCTGGCTATGGTCTACATGGGAGCCAGAGGAGACACAGCTGTTCAAATGGAAGAG GTCCTGTCATTCAAATCTGGTGAAGACGTCCACTCCAAATTCGAGACGTTAATCAAAGACATCAACTCACCATCGAAATCATACAGTCTGAAAACAGCCAATTATCTGTTTGGGCAGAAAAGCGAATCTTTCCTCAGC CGGTTCGAGGAAGCCTTGAGTAAGTACTACAGGGCCTACCTGAATACTGTGGATTTCATCGGGGCCACGGAGGCGAGCAGAGTGGAGATCAACACCTTGGTcgagcagcagacagaaa ATCAAATAAAAGATATCCTGAAGCTGGGGACAGTCTCTAGAGAGACAAAGCTGGTTCTGGTCAATGCCATCTACCTGAAGGCAACCTGGAAGTACGTTTTTTTTCCCAAAGAAACCACAGAGATGCTCTTTAAAGTCAGCCAG aCTGAGAGCAAACCAGTCCAGATGATGTTCCAGATGAAGAAGCTGCCCTATAAACTCATCACTATTTCCGGTCTGAAGATCCTGGAGCTGCCGTTTGTGGCGGAGGAGCTCAGCATGTTGATCCTGTTGCCTAAAGAGTCCACAGACGGCTCTGACCCTCTGGTGAAG CTGGTGAAGGAGCTGACGCTGCAGGAGCTGCATGAATGGACCGACAGGGAAAACATGACAGTCCACTCAGAGATCCTGGTTCACCTGCCAAAGTTCAAGCTGGAGGACGTCTACGAGCTGAAGGAGCCTCTGTCTGAGCTGGGCATGAGGGACGTGTTCAACCCGTTAAAGGCCGACCTGTCTGGCATGAACGGCGGAAGAGATCTCTTCGTGACCGAGGTGGTACACAAGGCCTTGATGACGGTGAACGAGGAGGGCATAGAGGTGGGTGCGGCCACAGGACCCAAGGTAAACAGCAGATCAGGACCTTCGAGTGGGGAAACCTTCACAGCAGACcaccccttcctcttcttcatcaggcaCAATAAAACCAAGACCATCCTCTTCCTCGGCAGGTTCTCATCTCCTCAGTAG